The Stigmatella aurantiaca DW4/3-1 genome contains the following window.
CGGTGAGGAACTTCAGGTCGTCCACCGCGTAGATGTTCGACGGATCGCACATCGCCACGATGAGCGACGGGCCCGCGCGGTTGACGGGGATGACCAGGTGCTTCTCGGCGACTTCCTTGGGGACGAGCTTGATGATCTCCGGATCAACGTCGAAGTCCTTCAGGTTGATCGCGGGCACGCCGTACTGCTTGGAGAGGAAGTCCGTGAGCTTGGACTCTTCGATGGCGCCCGTCTTGATGAGGGCCGTGCCAATGCGCGTACCGCTCTTCTGCTGTTCCTCCTGCGCTTTGCGCAGAGCCTGGACAGTGATGAGGTTCTCACGGACCAGCAATTCACCCAGACGACCGGACATTCAGGAGCCTCGTTACGATTAGGAAGAACGCGCAGGACCCCTCGGAGCGCGCGGCACTGGCGAGGGGCTGGTCTCAAGGGACCGTCTCAAGGGACCCACAATAGGAAATCCGTTGAGGATTAGATGGAATGGATGCAGGGCCTGTCAAGGTAAGCGCCCCAATCGCTCCAGGCGGGCCAAACCATTGAACTGGCACGGAAAATCCGTCACACGTCTGCCCGGGCAATGACCGTGCGGGCAGCCTCGACATCGCGCTTGATCTGCCCGGTCAGCTCTGCCACGGAGCCAAAGCGCTGTTCGGGCCGCAGCCGCTCCAGGAACTGGACGCGCAGCTCCTGGCCGTAGAGGTCTCCGCTGAAGTCCATCAGGTGGGCCTCGATGGTCACCTCGGAGCCACCAAAGGTAGGCTTCACACCGATGTTGGCCGCCCCCGGGCGCCAAGGGCTGGACGGCTCGTTCTTCACGCGCACTCGGATGGCGTAGACGCCCGGCGCGGGCCTCAGCTCGTTCTGGGTGTCCACGTTGGCGGTGGGAAAGCCGATCCCGCGGCCCCTGCCCGCCCCCGTCACCACCGTGCCATCCAGATCGAAGGGCCGCCCCAGCAGCCGGTGCGCCGCGCCCACGCGCCCCTCGAGGATGTACTCGCGCACCCGGCTGGAGGAGGCCACGACGCCATCCACGGTGACGGGGGCCACCTTGTGCACCCGCGCGCCCCGGCGCAGGGCCGCCTCCGCCAAGGTGTCCACCGTTCCCGAGCGCTTGGCGCCGTAGGTGAAGTCGCTGCCTACCACCAGGGACTTGATGCCCAGCTCGTCCAGCAGCGCCTCCTCGAAGGCCGCGGCGGAGGTGCGCGCGTACTCGCGGGAGAAGGGCTGCACCACCGCGGCACTCAGGCCACACGCCTCGAAGAGCTCCAGCTTGCGCGGCAACAGGGTGATGAGCTTGGGGGCCAGGTCCGGCTGAAGCACCTTGCCCGGGTGGGGGTGAAAGGTGAACGCGGAGGCCACGCCGTGGCGGCGCGCTTCCGCGAAAAGGGCCTGGTGGCCCACATGCACCCCATCGAAATTGCCCAACGCGAGCGCCCCTCCAGCCAGCTCCCGCGCCTCCGCCACCGAGTGGAAGACCTTCATGCCCCTCCGTATACCCTCAACCCCGCGCTTTTGCCCTGTTCAACACCCGCGCCCTCGTGCATAGAGCGCGGCCCACGCCATGGCCCGTCCCCGCCTGCTGCCCGACCCGGTTGGGCTGAAGTTCATGAACCTGGAAGCCCCGCCGGACTGGGATGCCGAGTTCGGCTTCCCAGGCCCCCTGGAGCTGGAGATCGGCTCTGGCGCGGGGGGCCACGCCCTGGAGTACTGCCGCCGCAACCCCCAGGTGCGCTACGTGGCCTTCGAGTGGCGCAAGAAGTACGCCCGCGACACCCAGGCGCGGGGGGAGAAGATGGGGCTGAAGAACCTGCGCGTCCTCGAGGCCGACGCCCGCGCGGTGGTGCCGCGCCTGTTCGCCGCGGGCTCCCTGGCCGCCATCCACCTCCAGTTCCCCGATCCCTGGTGGAAGCGGGCCCACTTCAAGCGCGCCATCATCCTGCCGGATTTCGCCCGCGTGCTGCTGGACAAGCTGGCCCCCGGAGGCCGGTTCGACATGCGCACGGACGTGGAGGACCGAGGGCACGCCATGCTCTCCATCCTCGAAGAGGTGGGCTTCCTCAACCCGCTGGGCCAGGGCGTCTTCCACCCGTACGATCCCGAAGAGGTCCCCTCCACCCGGGAGCGGCGCTATCTCCAGAGCGGAGAGCCCGTCTACCGGGGCCGGCTGGTCAAGCCTGGCTGATTGCCCAACAAGGGGGAGACTTGGCTTCTCCTGCATCTCCAGAGAGAATCGGAACGCTTGCGCGGCAGGAGGGTTCTCCCAGCGTGGGGACAACGCCGGACAGTTCCAACAAGAGGATGCCCGAGGGCGGCCGCCGCGCTGGAAGCGAGGGGGCCGGCCGCACCGTGCTCATCGTGGATGACGATCCCACCCACGTGCAGCATGTGCGCGAAGGGCTGGCCCCCCAGGGCTACCGCTTCCGGGAAGCGCGTGACGGCGCCCAGGCCCTGTCGGCCATCCGCGAGCACCGGCCGGACCTCATCCTCATGGATGTGGAGATGCCTGGGCTGGGAGGGGTGGAGGTGTGCCGCATCGTCAAGGCGAACGCGGGCGAGGGCGGCTTTGGCTTCATCCCCGTCATCCTCATGACGGCGCGCCAGGCGGCCGGCAAGGTGGAGGGGCTGGAGCTGGGGGCGGATGATTACCTGGTCAAGCCCTTCGACATGCTGGAGCTGTCGGCGCGGGTGAAGTCCATGCTGCGCCTCAAGGCGCTCCAGGACGCGCTCATCGAGAAGAACCGCGAGTTGGACCGGGCCAACAAGGAGCTGGCCCGCAAGCGCGAGGAGCTGCTGACGCTCAGCCGCACCGACCCGCTCACCAGCCTGTCCAACCGCCGCTATTTCGAGGAGCGGCTGGCAGAAGAGTTCGCCCGCGCCCGGCGCTACCGCTCGCCCTTGTCGCTGGTCATGCTGGACATCGACCACTTCAAGCGCATCAACGACACGTATGGGCATCCGTTCGGAGACGAGGTGCTGCGCGCCGTGGCCCTGGTCTCCCGCACCCGGCTGCGGGAGGTGGACCTGCTGGCCCGCTACGGAGGGGAGGAGCTCATTGCCCTCCTGCCGGAGACCAGCCCCGCCGACGCCTTGCGGGCGTGCGAGCGGGTGCGCGAGGCCATCGAGTCCCTGCGCCTGGACTACCGCGCCAGCGATGGCACCTCGCAGAAGGTCAGCTGCACGGCCTCCCTGGGGCTCGCCTCCCTGCCCAGCGTCCCCCTGCAAACCGCCGAGGACCTGCTCCGCGCGGCGGACGAGTGCCTCTACAAGGCCAAGGAAGCAGGCCGCAACCGTGTTCGCCAGTATGAGGAGTGACGCCATGCCGCTTTGCGCGCGGCCTGCTTTGGCCTAGATCGTCAGCCATGCGACCCGCAATGCCGTTGCTCGTGCTGACCCTGCTCGCCCTCGCCGGATGTGGCCAGAGCACGCCCGTGGCGGCGTACGAGACCTTCCACGCCCAAGTGCAGAAGCGGGACTACAAGAAGGCCTATGCGGCGCTCTCCCAGGCCACCCGGGACGGGGTGGCACGCCAGGGCGAGGCCGTCCTCAAGGCCTCGGGGGGCGCCGTGAAGGCGGAGCCCTACGAGCTGTTCTTCTCGAATTCCGCGTTGCCGCCCGATGTGACCGAGGTCACGCTGCTCCGGGAGGAGGGCGACAAAGCAACCGTGCGCGTGCTCTTTTCAGGTCAAACTCGCGAGGTCCGGCTGGTCCGGGAGGCTTCCGAGTGGAAGATTGATTTATCAGATTCCATCAAGCCATGAGGCAGGATGCTCCCCTGACCCTTGGCTATCAGGTAACGTGAAACCGTGAACGATCGGAAGCCACGGCGGATAGCTCCCGCAGTCGAGGTCATCCGGCGCCCTGCCGCGACGCAGGGTGCCTCCTCTTCAACGCAGACACCCGCCGTCAGTCCCTCTCCCCGCCCTGTCGCGCCCACCCCGCGAGCCCCCGTGACGCCCAGCGCACCGGTGGCCCCGAGCGCCCCCGTCGCGCCCAGCCCCTCGGTAGCCCCCAGCGCACCGGTGGCTCCCAGCGTCTCGCCGAGCCTCTCGCCAAGCCCGTCGCCGAGCCCCAGGCCCACCGTGCCCGTCCCGCGGGGCCCCGTCGCCCCCCGGGCACCTGGCGCAGCGCCTGGCTTCTCGCCCCGGCCCATGGGCGGCAGGCCACCTCCCCGCTCAGGGCCCCCTCGCCCACCTCCCACGCCGGAGCAGATCCTCGCCCTGGCCCAGCGCGAGCACGTGCCCGCCCGCATCGCCAAGGGCGAGCTGGAAGGGAAGATGAAGTGCCGCATCTGGCGCAAGCTCCACGCCGAGGAGGCCAAGCGCTTCGACCAGGTGTACGCGTTGATGGGCCAGCACCCCGGGCTGTCGCTCGGAGATGGGTTTGGCGTCGTCCAAAGTGGGATGACCGTGGCCGAGTTCCTGGCGCGCAAGGAGCGCACCCAGCGCAAGGCGGCCATCAAGCAGGCCCGGGGCGAGGTGGACAATGAGGCCATCTCCTCCTTCCTCGCCACACTCGTGGCCGCCAAGTCGGAGATGGCCGTGGTGCTCGCGGAGCGGACGGTCCTCGACTCGCTCGTCTCCGAGGAGCCCATCTCCTTCGCCTTCGAGCGGACCGGCCGGATGGAGAAGCTCCAGGTGGTGCTGCTCACGCGCCGGTCCGACTGGGAGAAGCTGCTGCCCACGATCGAGCGGGACTCCAAGCTGACGCAGAAGCCCGCCAACGTGGCCCGGCAGCCCGACAAGCGCCCCTACTCGGATCCCCGCCCCTTCCTGCCCCAGGTCGGCCAGAAGGTGCGCCTGGTGCTCCGCAACGGCATCACCCTGACCCAGCCCCTGCTCAAGGCCGGCCGGTTCGATCTGCTCCTGGGACAGGCGGGCAACGAGCTCTTCGTGCCCCTGCACGCCATTCTGCGGTTCGAGCCGGTCTCCCAGGAGCCCGCCCCCGAAGCCGAATGAACGCCTCCATGCACTTTTTCTCCAAGCTCATCAAACCCCTGCTGGCCCTGGCGGCCGCGGGGCTGATGCTCCAGGCGGCCCAGGGGTGCACCTCGGAGAAGGGCTCCGCGGACAAGGGCCCCGCCTACGCGCCTGCCCCGAAGGCGCGCGCTCCGGGCGAAGGGCCGCGCGTCATCACCCTCGATGTGACGGAGAAGGGCTATGAGCCCAGCCCCATCGCCCTCAACAAGGATGAACCGGTGAAGCTCGTGGTGACCCGGAAGACGGATCACACCTGTGCCACCGAAATCATCCTGAAGGACTACGGCATCAACACGCCGCTGCCGCTGAACACGCCGGTGGAGATCGCCTTCACACCGGACAAGACCGGCACCCTGACCTACGGCTGCGCGATGGGTCAGATGATCAGCGGCACGTTCATGGTGGAGTGAGCCCCCGCCCCGCCCGGGAGGGCGAGGCCAGGCGCTTCTCATGAGCGGCGCGGCGGAACTGTTCACGCGGCATGTCTTCCTCGATCTCGAGACGACGGGGCTCGACCCCCGCGTGGACGAGGTCATCGAGCTGGGGGCGCTCTTCTTCGAGCACGGCCGGGAGGTGCGCCGCATCGCCCGGATGTATGCCCCGTCCCGGCCCCTGCCCATCACCATCCGCCGGCTCACGGGCATCGAGGATGCGATGCTCGCCGGCAAGCCCCGCTTCGGCAGCGATCTGGACGAGCTGCGCGAGGCGCTGACCGGCTGGACGGTGGTGGCGCACAATGCCCCCTTCGAGAAGGGCTTCCTGCCGAAGCTGCTGGGCCCCATCCGGGCCCCGGTGCTCGACTCGTGCGAGCTGCTGCACTACCTGCACCCAGAGCTGTCCAGCCACTCGCTGGAGGCGATGATGCGCTGGGCCGGGCTCAAGCCGCGCAGCACCCACCGCGTGGAGACGGACTGCGAGGCCACCTACGCGGTGCTGAGCCGTGCCCTCGAGGGCTGCATCCGGGAGGGCCGGGCGGACGACATCTCGGACCTGCTCGCCGTCCTGGACCCTCAGGCACGCGGAGGGTTGCGGCTGGCCCAGGTGGAGGCAGGCGAAGCCCCAGCGTCGGAGTCCCCCGCGGAAGAGCGTCCGCTGCTTGCGATGCTGCACCGCCTCTGGGAGGCCTGCCGCGCCACGCCCGTGGCCTTGACGCTGCAAAAGACCGGCGGCTTTCTGCCAGGCCAACCCGAGCGCCTGCGCGCGGGGGGCGCCAAGGCCCCGCCCGAGCCCGAGCCCGACACTCCCGTGCAACCGGTGCGCCCGGAGGAAGTGCAGGCCTTGCTGGGACCTGGCGGCGCGCTGGAACGCTCGGTGGAGGGGTTCACCAGCCGGCCCGCGCAGCTCGACATGGCGCAGGCGGTCGCGCGCACCCTCTCGGAAGGGGGCCGGTTGGCGGTGGAGGCGGGCACGGGCACGGGCAAGTCGCTGGCCTACCTGGCCCCGGCGGCGCTGTTCGCCGCGCGCAATGGGCGCAAGGTGGGCGTGGCGCCACACACGAAGACACTGCAGGACCAGCTCATCGACAAGGACTTGCCCCGGCTGCACCGCGCCACGGGCGGCGCCTTTGGCTACGCCCTGCTCAAGGGGCAGACAAATTACGTGTGCCGCCGGCGTGCGTTGGATGCCACGCTGGCGGAGCCTGGAATGCGGCACGAAGCCCGGGCCCCCCGCGCCTACCTCCGGGCCTTTCTGCGCCGCAGCCCGGACGGAGACCTGGACAAGCTGAGCCACTGGTTTCGCGAGCGCTTCCCGGTGCTGGGGGCCCTGGTGCCCTCGGTCCGCTCGGAGGCCGCGACGACCCTGGGCGAGAAGTGTCCGCACCACCGGCGCTGCTACTACCACTCGGCGGTGGCCCAGGCGCGCGCCGCGGACGTGCTCGTCATCAACCAGTCCCTGGCGTTCGCCTGGCCCCAGCGCTACCCGAAGCTGGACCACCTGGTGCTGGACGAGGCGCACGAGGTGGAGGACGTGGCCACCACGGCGCTCACGCTCGAGCTGTCGGACTCCGCCTTCGCCCGGCTCACCGAGCGGCTCCATGGGCGCGATGGGCGCCATGGCTTCTTCGCGGAGCTGCGGCGCGCCCTCGCCGGGACGCGACGGGCCGAGGGCAAGCGGCTGATGAGCGACGTGGAGTCCGCGCTCCACACCCTCCTCGCCGTGGCCCGGGACCTGGGGGAGCGGGTGACGGCCCTCTGCGAGCCAGCGGCCACCCCCAACGAAGACTCAGACGAGACGGCGTACGCCCCGGAGCTGCGGGTGACCGAGGCCGTGAGGGCCTGGCCCACCTGGGCCCCCGTGCATGAAGGCCTGGGGGACATGCGCGAGGCGCTGAGGGAGCTCCACAAGCTGCTCGCGGTGCGGACCTTGGAGCTCCTCCCCGAGCTGGCGGCGCGGCAACCCGCGCTCGAGCGGGAGCTGTCAGGCGCCGTCTCCGAGCTGACCGAGCTGACAGGGCTGGCGGAAGAGCTCTCCGGGGAGCCTTCCCGGAGCCGGTGCTACGCGGCCACGGCGGAGCCCAAGCGGCACCGGTGGAGCCTGGGCGCGCAGCCGGTGGACGTCTCCGCCTTTGTCGCCCATGAGTTCGCGGCGCAGAAGCGGGCGCTGGTGCTCACCTCGGCCACGCTGAGCACGGGGCCCGAGAGCCCCTTCGTCCTGAAGCGGCTGGGGCTGCTGGGCCGCGGCGAGGGGCCCGCCCCCCACCTGTTGCGCGCCCCCTCCCCCTTCCAACTGCGCAAGCAGGCGCTGGTGGTGCTGGTGACGGATGCGCCCCGCGCACACGAGGAGCCCTTCATCGCGTGGGCCGCCCTCCGCATCTCCGGGCTCGCCCAGGTCATGGGCGGCCGGGTGCTGGGCCTGTTCGCCTCCACCCGGCGCATGGAGCGCATCGCGCGAGAGGTTCAGACACGGCTGGACCCGTGGGGCATCGAGGTGATGCGGCAGACCCGCGGGCACGGCCGCTCCCTGGCCGCCCGCCAGGAGCGGGACTCGGGCACGGTGCTGCTGGGCACCAAGAGCTTCTGGCAGGGGGTGGACATCCCTGGCCGGGGCGTGGCGTGCGTCTTCATCGACAAGCTGCCGCTGGAGCCCGCCTCCCGGCCGCTGGTGGCGGCCCGCGAAGAGACGCTGGCCCGCGGCGGCAACGAGTACCTGGGCTTCCTCCAGTACCGGATGCCCCGGGCGCTGCTCCTGCTCCGGCAGGGCGTCGGACGGCTCATCCGCTCCCAGGAAGACCGGGGGGTGGTGGTGATCGCCGACCCGGGCCACCCGAGCTACCGCCAGCACCTGCTCGATGCGCTGGCCGGCTACCGGGTGGAGGCGCTGCCCTGGGCGCAGGCCCGGCTGAAGCTCCACGCGGAACTCCAGGAGATGGGGCTCACGGTCGAGCGTCACCGCCCGTGAGCCCTCGGAGCCCCTACAACCGGGCGCGGAACCGGGTCTCCAGCCCCTTGAGGTCCTCCACCCAGTCGCCCTGGATGCCCTGCTGCTTCGCGCGCTCCAGCGCGTGCTGAAGCACCAGCACATCGTCCTCCTGCTGCTTGCGCAGCCCGGCGATCATGTTCCGCGTGGCATCGAAGATGTCCTTCAGCTCGTCCTTCTCGCGCAGACCGTAGGGCGGCGGGCGGAACTGCCCCGCGGCCACGTCGTTCACCATGCGCCGGATGCGCATCAGCGGCCCGGCCACCCGGTGCGTCAACACGATGGTGGTCAGGGAGATGATGACGATGAAGCCAATCAGACACCCCACGAACACCAGCCACATCAACTGCTGGCGGCGCACCAGCTCCGTGCCCTGCGCGGCGACGGCGGCCCGCTCCGCCTCGTAGCGCTCGTCGATGGCCCGGGAGGTGGCCTGGAGCTGGGCCACGAAGACCGGATCCCCCATCTTCTGGAGCAGCTCATTGGAGAGCGTGGCGTTGGACAGCTCGCGGCTGGCCTGCGCGGCGAGCGAGCGGGCATTCAGGGAGGCACTGGCCTCGTTCACCAGCGCCTGGGCGCTCTGGAAGAGGAAGGCACCCAGCAGTGCCGCCAACACCATCGACACGGCGACCAGGTAGATGGCGAACTTGAACTGGACGCGCGGCTCGATGAGGAAGTTGCGCCACCGGCGCTTCTTGCTGGGATCCTGGGGGTACTTGGACATGAATCAGGTGCTCCACTCGAAGGTTGACGCGACCTCCTCGATGGCCTTGGGAACCAGCGCCTTGAGGAGTTCCGCGGGTTCGGCGCCGGCCGCTTGCACGTCCACCTGACCGAGCAGCGCCAGATCCGGATAGCTGAGACAGAGGATCGCGATTCGCAGGCCCCCGCTCTCGGTGGCTTGGATCTGCGCGCTGAGCCGGTACCCGGAGATACCGTGCTTCTGAAGAACGCCCTGGGCGGCCTTCTTGGGCTCCTTCTTGGGCGCCAGCTTCGCGCCCCGGAGGATGAGCCGGCGCTTGAGGCGCTCCTCCGTGGCCTTCAACAGCTCCGGCGTCAGCTTGCCGGTGGTGTCCTTCACACCCTCCAGGTCGACATACAAGCGCGGCGGCCGAGACTGGAAGTCCTCCAGGGTCTTGATGGCATCGCGGATGGCCCCCAGGGTGGCCGCATCCTCCTCGTGGTGCGCCTTCAGGCACTCCAGTCCCGCCGTCTCCCGGAGCGTCGCCAGCCCCTTGGCGGCCGCCGCCCGGACCACCTCGCTGGCATCCTTGAGCCCCGCGCACAGGGGCACCACGGCCTCGGGCTCCTCCGTGGCCCCGAGCACCAGCGCCGCCTGAGAGCGAACGCGTGGATCCTTGCCCTTCTCCAACTGCCGGCTCAGGAAGGCCACGCGCGAATCCACCTGCGCGGAGGCAGGCAGGGTCAACAGCAAGAGCGCGATGAAAAGAAACCGCATGGGTGTGCACCACTCTAGCTTGCTTGACCGCACTCGCGGTGAGGAACGCCGAGACTTCCCTACCCTCGCCCGGCTCGAGGTAACCCCCGGTCCCACCTTCACGCTTGCACCCTGCCCCCCCGGGTATCCAGGGACCAAGAACTCCTGCGAAGCGGGCTCTTGTGGCATATACCCACACCATGCCTTCCGCCCTTACCGCCTCTCAAATCCGCGAGGCGTTCCTCCAGTTCTTCGAGGCGCGCGGCCACCGCCGTGTGGCCTCCTCCCCGCTGGTTCCCCAGAACGATCCGACCTTGCTCTTCACCAACGCGGGCATGGTGCAGTTCAAGGACGTCTTCACCGGCCGCGAAAAGCGGGACTACTCCCGCGCCACCACCTCCCAGAAGTGCGTGCGCGCGGGCGGCAAGCACAACGATCTCGACAACGTGGGCTACACCGCCCGCCACCATACGTTCTTCGAGATGCTCGGCAACTTCTCCTTCGGCGACTACTTCAAGGCCGAGGCCATTGCCTACGCCTGGGAGTTCGTCACCCGGACGCTGGGGCTGCCCATCGAGCGGCTGGCCGTCACCGTCTTCAACGGCGAGCAGGGCGTCCCCTGGGACGCCGAGGCCTTCGAGCTGTGGGCCCAGCAGGGGGTCCCGCGCGACCGCATCCTCAAGCTGGGCTACAAGGACAACTTCTGGGCCATGGGGGACACCGGGCCGTGTGGCCCGTGTTCGGAGATCCACTACCACCAGGGCGATGACATCCCCTGCTCCGAGGCGGCCGCCGGACGGCCGTGCCAGGGAGTGGCGTGTGACTGCGACCGCTGGCTGGAGATCTGGAACCTGGTGTTCATGCAGTTCGAGCGCAAGGAGAAGGACGCGCCGCTCATCCCCCTGCCCAAGCCGTCCATCGACACCGGGGCGGGCCTGGAGCGCATCGCCTCCGTCGTGCAGGGCAAGCGCTCCAACTACGACACGGACCTGTTCCAGGGCATCCTGGGCACCGTGAGCGAGCTGGTGGGCAAGCCCTACACGCAGGAGGGCGGCGCCTCCATGCGCGTCATCGCGGACCACAGCCGCGCGGCCGCGTTCCTCATCTCCGACGGGGTGCAGCCCTCCAACGAGGGCCGCGGCTACGTGCTGCGCCGGATCATGCGCCGGGCCATCCGCCACGGCTCGCTGCTGGGCCTGGAGGACGTGTTCTTCTTCAAGGTGGTGGACCGCGTCATCGGCCTGATGAGCGACGCCTACCCGGAGCTGCGCGAGGGCCGCACCTTCGTCCTCGAAGTCTGCCGCCACGAGGAGGAGACGTTCCGGCGGACGCTCGACCGGGGCATGAAGCTCATCGACGAGGGCATCGCCAAGCTCAAGCAGGCCGGGGAGACGAAGCTGTCGGGCGCCGAGGTCTTCTACCTGCACGGCACCTACGGCTTCCCGTGGGATTTGACGCAGATCATCCTGCGCGAGCGCGGCTTCGACGCGGACCTGGACGGCTTCTGGAAGGAGATGGAGAAGGAGGCCGACAAGAACAAGTTCGGCGGCTCGGGCGAGAAGGCGATCAGCACCGTCTACCAGACGCTGGCGGAGCGCCTGGGCACCTCCGAGTTCCTGGGCTACGAGGGCGAGGGGCACGAGGGCGAGGGCTCCGTGCGCGCCATCCTCAAGGACGGGCACGAGGTGGGCCAGGCCTCCGCGGGCGAGACGGTGGAGCTGGTGCTGGACCGCACCCCCTTCTACGGCGAGTCCGGCGGCCAGCAGGGGGACACGGGACAGATCACCGGCCACGGCGGCAAGGCCGTGGCGCAGGTGACGGACGTGCAGCGCCCCGTTCCGGGCCTCATCGTCCACCATGTGCAGGTGAAGGAGGGCACCTTCCAGACCGGCGAGATGGTGCAGGCGGGCGTGGACAACCAGCGGCGCAAGTCCATCCGCGCCAACCACTCGGCCACGCACCTGCTGCACAAGGCGCTCAAGATGGTGCTGGGGGACCACGTGAAGCAGGCGGGCTCCGTGGTGGCCCCGGACTTCCTGCGCTTCGACTTCTCGCACTTCTCGGTGCCCACCCCCGAGCAGCTCGAGCAGGTGGAGGACATCGTCAACACCTGGGTGCGGGAGAACACCGAGGCCCAGACGCGCGTCATGAAGCTGGACGAGGCGAAGAAGTCCGGCGCGGTGGCCATGTTCGGCGAGAAGTACGGGGAGACGGTGCGCGTCGTCACCGTGCACCCCCAGTCCACCGAGCTGTGCGGCGGCACGCACGTGCGGCGCAGCGGCGACATCGGGCTTTTCAAGATCCTCAGCGAGGGCGGCATCGCCTCGGGCGTGCGGCGCATCACCGCGGTGACGGGCCTGGGCGCGCTCCAGTACCTGCGGGAGACGGAGCGCGAGCTGCGCAAGGCGGCCGACCTGCTGAAGACCAGCCCCAAGGAGCTGTCCAAGCGCGTGGAAGCCACCCAGAAGCGCGTGAAGGAGCTGGAGCGCAAGGTCGAGGAGGTGGCGGTCAAGGCCCAGACGGCGTCCAACAAGGACGTGCTGGAGCAGGCGCGCGAGGTGAACGGCATGAAGGTGCTGGCCATCCGCGTGGATCCAGCCGACGACAAGATCTACCGCGGGCTGGCCGACCAGCTCCGGGACCGGATCCGCTCGGGCGTGGTGGCCATCGGCGGCGAAAAGGACGGCAAGGCGCTCATCCTCGTGGCCGTCACCAAGGATGTGGTGGAGAAGGGCATCAGCGCGGGAGCCCTCGTCCGGGAGATGGCCAAGGAGGTGGGCGGCAAGGGCGGAGGCAAGGCGGACATGGCGCAAGCCGGAGGCCCCGATGCGTCCAAGCTCCCCGCGGCGCTCGACAAGCTCTATGAGCTGACGAAGGGCCCGGGCGCGGCATGAGCCTGAGAGCCCCCCTCGCCCCCCTCTTTCTGACGGCGGCCCTCGTGGGGGGCTGTCCGAAGGAAGAGGCGCCCGTCCCGGAAGACCGCACGCTCTCCAAGTTGCGGGCCGAGGTGGACCGCGTGGGGCGAGGGGGGCCGCCTTCGGGCCCTCCGGGGGCCGCTTCGGCGCCCGAGGATCCCAACGCGACCCTCGCGGGCCTGGCCTCGGGCCAGGAGTACACCCAGAAGCGGAAGCTGCATCCCCCCGAGCCGAACGACACCGTGCACGTGGGCACGGTGGCCGTGAAGCTCATGGGCCTGGAGGCCTCGCACGGCGTCCAGGGCTCGGGGAAAGTCGCCCTCACCACCGAGGAGCTGTTCCTGCGCGTTCAGCTCATCGCCCAGAACGTGGGGGCAACGGCCACCCCCCTCGCCCTGGACCGGGCAAAGCTGGTGGACCCTGCTGGCCAGGAGCACTCCGTGGCACGGGACGTCCAGATCGTCGCCGGCACACGGGAGTTGCAGCGCACCTGGAGCCCGGAAGAGCGCTCCGAGATCATCCTTTTCTTCGAAGTTCCCCCCTCGGCCCTGGGGGCTGGACTGACGCTGGTGCTTCCCTCCACCAGCGGAGACGTCCGCCTCGCGCTCCAGTGAACTCTCCGTGAGGCGTCAACGGTGACGGTCGCGCCCAAGCTCATCCCGCTGCGCATCCGCCTTCCGTACACCACGGACGAGGAGTTCATCGACAAGTACGGCGCCAATGTCGCGCGCGGAGGGGTGTTCATCGCCACCCGGGCCCCCAAGGAGGAGGGCACCGCGCTCGCCTTCGAGTTCGTCCTCGCCACTGGCACGCGCCTGCTCCGGGGCGAGGGCGTCGTCGTGAAGGCGCAACTGGACGACAGCGGTGGGCGCGCAGGCATGACCGTGCGCTTCACGAAGCTGGACGCGCCCAGCAAGG
Protein-coding sequences here:
- the alaS gene encoding alanine--tRNA ligase, whose protein sequence is MPSALTASQIREAFLQFFEARGHRRVASSPLVPQNDPTLLFTNAGMVQFKDVFTGREKRDYSRATTSQKCVRAGGKHNDLDNVGYTARHHTFFEMLGNFSFGDYFKAEAIAYAWEFVTRTLGLPIERLAVTVFNGEQGVPWDAEAFELWAQQGVPRDRILKLGYKDNFWAMGDTGPCGPCSEIHYHQGDDIPCSEAAAGRPCQGVACDCDRWLEIWNLVFMQFERKEKDAPLIPLPKPSIDTGAGLERIASVVQGKRSNYDTDLFQGILGTVSELVGKPYTQEGGASMRVIADHSRAAAFLISDGVQPSNEGRGYVLRRIMRRAIRHGSLLGLEDVFFFKVVDRVIGLMSDAYPELREGRTFVLEVCRHEEETFRRTLDRGMKLIDEGIAKLKQAGETKLSGAEVFYLHGTYGFPWDLTQIILRERGFDADLDGFWKEMEKEADKNKFGGSGEKAISTVYQTLAERLGTSEFLGYEGEGHEGEGSVRAILKDGHEVGQASAGETVELVLDRTPFYGESGGQQGDTGQITGHGGKAVAQVTDVQRPVPGLIVHHVQVKEGTFQTGEMVQAGVDNQRRKSIRANHSATHLLHKALKMVLGDHVKQAGSVVAPDFLRFDFSHFSVPTPEQLEQVEDIVNTWVRENTEAQTRVMKLDEAKKSGAVAMFGEKYGETVRVVTVHPQSTELCGGTHVRRSGDIGLFKILSEGGIASGVRRITAVTGLGALQYLRETERELRKAADLLKTSPKELSKRVEATQKRVKELERKVEEVAVKAQTASNKDVLEQAREVNGMKVLAIRVDPADDKIYRGLADQLRDRIRSGVVAIGGEKDGKALILVAVTKDVVEKGISAGALVREMAKEVGGKGGGKADMAQAGGPDASKLPAALDKLYELTKGPGAA
- a CDS encoding HAMP domain-containing protein, whose product is MSKYPQDPSKKRRWRNFLIEPRVQFKFAIYLVAVSMVLAALLGAFLFQSAQALVNEASASLNARSLAAQASRELSNATLSNELLQKMGDPVFVAQLQATSRAIDERYEAERAAVAAQGTELVRRQQLMWLVFVGCLIGFIVIISLTTIVLTHRVAGPLMRIRRMVNDVAAGQFRPPPYGLREKDELKDIFDATRNMIAGLRKQQEDDVLVLQHALERAKQQGIQGDWVEDLKGLETRFRARL
- a CDS encoding HEAT repeat domain-containing protein is translated as MRFLFIALLLLTLPASAQVDSRVAFLSRQLEKGKDPRVRSQAALVLGATEEPEAVVPLCAGLKDASEVVRAAAAKGLATLRETAGLECLKAHHEEDAATLGAIRDAIKTLEDFQSRPPRLYVDLEGVKDTTGKLTPELLKATEERLKRRLILRGAKLAPKKEPKKAAQGVLQKHGISGYRLSAQIQATESGGLRIAILCLSYPDLALLGQVDVQAAGAEPAELLKALVPKAIEEVASTFEWST